taaaatttctacaataaaatgatgataatttcaaaagattatAGATTCAATAAGCATTCATTCTTCATAtcttgaattgtaattccattcacctatctagtttgaaaatgttggcctctgacaactggcatctttttccagaaaaatattactTTTCTTTTTCCGGTTGTTCCCTGCTATACACGGACAcaaaaaagttattgaaatcCAAAAGAAACACATGATATTTCTAGTGATGTCTGATTTTTCGTATTAATCGATTTTTAGGTTTTCGATTAATAAAAGAATAGTCGATTAGTGTAATCGAATACTATTAGGCACTCATCGATTAATGCAATTAatcgatcaaattattctaTGCGGAATCAGAGCTGCAAAATGAAAATCTGTGTTGAATAGAAAATCTTTACCATTAGTTTATTATAAAACAAGCAAAAACCTGAGAAAATGTGAAACGTTCAGGTTGGGTTTTTATGCGCTTATCGGATGTCGTGTCGAGCAGCAATAAATTATCAGTAATCGCATTCAGCttctgaatactgaatctggattcggaagccaaatttcgaaactcaattcagaacctggattctagcccacctgaattctgagcttaatttcaggtttagagttttgtttcaaaatttagcttcagaatttaggtccagattacaggttcagaaattTAAACTATGACTCTGGAGCTCAATTATAATtccggattctggaactgatttttCGACTAATTTTGGGTACATATTACCTGAATttatgttcaaaatttgagtccagaattctgatttaggatttcaCTTTCATCATTCTGGTacgttcattttcagaattcaagacatgtatgctggaactatattccgaacttggattctggaactagattttggaactgaatttagtttcttTATTCAGGTTTGGAGTTCAAATTCAGAACTCAATTCTAGAAGTTCGATTCAGTTTAATTTCATAgctctaacagatcggctgaaaagttcgtatcgtttctatgagagggcgccactagaattaattccataccattttcagttagtaccaaccttcaaaagatacgtgtataaatttgacagctgtctgattattagttagtgagatattgcattttgagtgaagctactttcgttatagtgaaaaaaaatggaatttcgtgtgttgatgaaacaccactttttgatgaaaaaaagtgccgccgataccaaaaaatggcttgatgagtgttatccagattctgcaccgggcgaagcaacaattcataagtggtttgcaaaatttcgtactggtcatatgagcaccgaagacgatgaacgcagtggacgtccaaaagaggctgttaccgatgaaaacgtgaaaaaaatccacaaaatgattttcaatgaccgtaaagtgaagttgatcgagatagctgacaccctaaagatatcaaaggaacgtgttggatatattattcacgaatatttggatatgagaaagctttgtgcaaaatgggtgccgcgtgagctcacaatcgatcaaaaacaacaacgaaaaaccatgctgaaattgaacgaattgggcttcaaattgctccctcatccaccgtattctccagatttggaccccagtgactttttcctgttctcagacctcaagagaatgctcgctggtaaaaaatttaaaagcaatgaagaggtaatcgctgaaactgaggcctattttgaggcaaaggacaaatcgtactacaaaaatggtatcgaaaagttggaagatcgctataatcactgtatcgcctctgatggcaattatgttgaataataaaaacaaattttggcaaaaaaatgtgtgtttcttttaaacgatacgaacttttcagccgaactgttagaactaaattcatgtactgaattcttgatctggattcgggaacagaattttgcaactgaattctgagcctgtccAAAATTTTGAGTATAGCTCTAGAgtccaatttcataattatcgaTTAATTATCACTTTTCGGAAGTGTTATAGagggcatgtcagttttattcgtaacaCATGGattaataagtcccgagactaaagcagagatggcgctcgtagtaaaccagtaaccacgtctttctagagtactaacctttgcttgaaacgggtcaaaattttaagtcgatccgaccagaaacagctgagttatcgaggttggagcaaagtcgttttgtagtttgtttaaaaaatggaaaaaaccgagtttcgtgttttgataaaaaattgtttttttaatgggtaaaaaccccGTGCAAGTGAAACaatagattgaaaaatgttatccggactcttgtccatcaaaagcaacgaattgtcggtggttcgccgagttcaaacgtggtcgtaccgacacaaatgacgcggaacgctcgggtagacctgtggaagccgttacaccggaaaatgtgagtgaagtgacaaaaattataatgaaagatcgtaaagtgaagctccgtgagattgctgagatgacacagatatcatttggaagtgtatttactatccatcatgaaaaattgagcatgaaaaaggtttttttccaagtgggtgccgcgattgctttcgatggatcaaaaacagcaatgagtcgatgattcagaaagcagtttatcggaaaaataagaaaaacggTGGAAcctttgtatcaccctaaaaggtttgTTGATTatgttgttgaataaaaaaaatgttgtttccattgttagtctcgggacttattgatccatgtgttatatgatTTCATCCGctttttttcaatatgaaatGCATCTTCTTATTTTTGAAAAGGCTCTCGACCAATGATACCAGAACAGAAAAAGAGGATAAATattcaatttaatttcaattacaATCCATATGAAAGTACTAACTAAAGAGCTTTGGTTGTGTATTCTTAGAATTGCTTAGCTTGCAAAACAATGCTTTGCACTTTATATTTACTTCATTTACAGATTATGGCAAACAGAAATCAactgaaaaaatcatcttctcttacattagcggcccttacacgatcattaaaagtgtcattactaagtaatgacacttctgctcaaacgctcgtcattactgcattactgtacatcattactttttagcattacacgttcattattaatgatgagtatttgtaactactccagcaataacaatagcaatatttttattttcgtttagctgaaaataaattttatttgccgttgaaacgttaaggttaatgaaatattaacaatttaaatctacactttgtcatttttgcgcgtatagttctaaagatattcagcacttccacaaaaaaataagaagaaataatgttggtaatgatggaaaatccggaattccatcattactcgtgtcattactgaactcgtagaccttacacgatcattaaaagtgccattactttttagtaatgacacttctaatgatcgtgtaagcgcCGCTATTAAGAACAAAACAAACCAATGCCGGTGATCCTGCGGTAACATGAATTTCAAAATCGTGTATTTGCTTATGCCAATTTTAACCAATTGTGGGCTGGCTTCATAAGCGAATTACATAgtcgtctggtcctgtcctagagcTCAACCTTAGGTTGTAGACAAAATGAGCGCGAGCCGCTGAGGCAAGCTTGATTCTGATCAAAGCGGAAAATGTACTTACGGCAATTCAAATGGAACCCTGTTTTAGTGAAACTGAGTCGATTTCTTGCTTGATTTGCTGCTAGTATCAATCCCGCTTTTGGTTTGCTAATGCCATTTAGCTAAGCTTCTCGCGTTCACTCTGACTGCAGCCTAAGACTAAACATTTTCTACAAATGAGCGGCCTTTACACGAtcataaaagtgtcattactgaaaagtaatgacacttttaatgatcgtgtaaggtctgcgagttcagtaatgacacgagtaatgatggaattccggattttccatcattaccaacattatttcttcttcttatttttttgtggaagtgctgaatatctttagaactatacgcgaaaaaatgacaaagtgtagatttgaattgttaatatttcattaatcttaacgtttcaatggcaaatcaaatttattttcagctaaacgaaaataaaaatattgctattgctattgctggagtagttacaaatactcatcattaataatgaacgtgtaatgctaaaaagtaatgatgtacagtaatgcagtaatgacgagcgtttgagcaaaagtgtcattacttagtaatgacacttttaatgatcgtgtaagggccgctattgataTAGATCTCGATTAATTGATTCCTATTAATCGATTACAAGTACTCGATTACTTTAACCTTTtattagattatttttattaatcgagtaaaaaaatacattacCAGATATTTCGCTACAAGTTTCCcatatggaagtcatgtcaatcttatgatcttcagaaaaaaatttcattgacCTACTTATGGATTTCATAAATCATATGTAAGCTCGTGAGGTAAACTTATGATTAATGTAGAAATGAATATAAGTTATTTGCATAGTTCAAAACCCCTacttatgaaattcatcgcTACTTTCTTATGGTTTTCATGTCGATTGCTACTGAtttccgtaaacaagaatgaaggCGATAGAACTAGATCTCAACGTTACAATTGAAATGTTTTAGTCGTAGATCTCAAATAAATTAGCCAATACGAAATAAAACAGCGTTGCGAACAACTTTATATCTCTATTGGtttatttcattataataaaaactttgaaaactgaGTATCACATTTGGAAGGAGTAACATACTTAAATGCTCATACATTCTAAAAATTAGCCATCACTAATTGTTTTCCCTCACCAATATCATCCTCCATTAGCGGTATCATGTCAAGATCAATCAGTTCAATGACCTAAAATGCAACGAAAGAAAAAGTCAGTTACGGTAAAGTATGTTAACTGCCAAATCCAGCCTTACCAACAGAAAATCCTGCTTATCGGCAATCTTCTGCAGGCCAGATTTGCTATTCATACTGCTGACAATGTTCCGCATTGTTCGAAGCCACTGCAGGTAGGCCTTTTTGTCAACTGGCGTGAACCGGAAAAACTCTGCAAAACAGCGATGTTGTTCGTCAATGTCTTGCCGGCTATCGGCCGTGTGCCGCAGAATGACCGCATTTTGATACACGGAAAGTGACTTCAGTAGCAGAAACAGCCGACGTATGTCCACCTTTTGCTGGAGGTTAACCACTTTCAATGTATCCAGCAATAGAAGAATTTCCGCAAATGTATGCAGCCGATACATTTTGATCGGTGTCTGTTCATTTTCGGATGTGTACAGACGGATTCCAGCGTAGATTAGGGCCGTCGAAACATAGTAGAAAAGTTTCTGATTAAGCATGGCTAATTTTTTGATGACATGGATCAGATTCATACCGTCGAGCGGGATATCTTCGAAAAGGTTTTTGGCGATTGTGTGAATCATCAATGGATCGAACTCATAGCGTTCCGTGTCCAGATTGGACACAGCTCGAACTACCCTGTTTGTTTCGAAACCAAACCCAACTGGGACGTTGTGCAAAAGACTCAATCCACAAGAAAATTTCACCAGCCATAAAAACTGTTCAAGTGACCGGAAATCATTTATGCGCATCAATACTTCTGAGATGATCTGAAACAATAAATGTTCaaatttcattataacttttccAATAAGCGACGTACCTCTCTTAGAATGGATCCTCTTTCGTAGACAGTACTCGGGTCGCTTGTTTTAGTACCGGTGCTGGCGAATCGTTCCAGTAGCAGTCCAATCACATCGGCAAACCCCTCTACACCAGAAAAATTCGAACAAAGCCGTACAAAATTCTGATCTGGAATATGTTCTGGTTCCAGACTAATCTGCCTTGCCCCAATATCCTCATGATGCTCCAGCAACGCTTCTATTCGGTCGAACTGATCGTCCATTTATTATCCACAATGGATTGTTAGATCAAATGCGAATGTCaacgaaaaattaaaacaaaaataacctTCGCCTAACAAATACAAGTAACTTTCCGTTCCGAAGCGTTCCGGAACAAACAATAGGTTTCCCTTCTTGACGTGACGTCCACTAAAACGACAATTCTAGACCAACATCTGAAATGGGGAGAATACCAAATTCATCCATTCGAGAAAACGGAAAAAATAAGCGATAAACTAGCAGGTCCCAGTTTACAATTAAAGTCTACGGGAAAATTCAGCGGCTGGACACGTTTATTCAGGTCTATTATAGACAGTTTCAGGTCTATTATAGATATTTGTTCAGTTTTGTTAATCTGAACATGCTTCATTTCTCTGCGTGCAGGAATAATTTGTGATGCGAGCCGTTTTTGTGTACAAAACATCGTCGTTACATGCCGCCAAAAAATTACTTAGTTTTTTAATACTTATCACCCAATTAGGCTTTCTGCACTAACAGCAAATCATTGGAACTGTGAaagaaattcattttcagaacaatgaccTTACCAACAACAGGTATTTTTCAAACGTTCGCGAGCTCTTGTAAAGATTTAGGCGTATGGAAACTGCGGGTGCCGCAtggatagcggcccttacacgagtcattaaattaaatgtcattaataaaaaataatatcatgttaatgaacgtgtaatggtgcagtaatgacgagatttctttcaaatttgaaatacatcattacttagtcatcattaaaaatgacaaaaataatgctcgtgtaagggccgctaatcgaCCGAGGAAGAAAAGGAGAAAACAAGTGGCACGTGAAATGTTGCGGTACAAATTGAAGTCTTTGCTGCATCGTACACTTTCATTGGGGATGTAAAATTAGTTTTGacatgaatacgtcttacttttttACTATTGGGCGTCATTCTCAAATTCGCcgtgtggaagaatgggtagaacttagtaGTAAATATCTCGAGTTGCACTAAATGCAACAACACAATcctttctccatgctatcagaaatatgatcagtaatttatgatTGAACATTCAACAGCGTGTTATTAAGGGGCAACAACCCTTAGAAAAACGGCCATTGTTGCAAaatgcaaaagcagttttcttcgcaGTCGTTGAGGggaaattcaaaagaaaaatatcagtttgtttggaacattttccttaacaaactgatgttttttcttgaagattcatCAAGCAGTAACGGAGAAAACGAGGttgatataccttatgatcaaaaattaaccggaattttcattttaaaattcccgcgcttgtccaatcggtaaacttttatcctctcaacgttggcaacactttgatacacattctgtcaaattttgacgcatatcgtacgatcagTTTttctttggcgtctatacaaagaagtagaagagttttcgtgtggcgatttttataatggatgaaaatttagaacaaagtttaccgattggacaagcacgggaattttaaaatgaaaattccggttctttttttttatcataaggtaaaaCTTATATATATTTCTTACGAAATaatcgtatttatggaaaaaaacaacgaatatgaacgatTATTGATACTCGGAAGTGTCAAAGAAGAATGTTAGTGTTGTTCGTATTTAGGTGCTCCAGTTATGTATTTGacgttacccacccgccttttttttcgaaaacttacGGACTATACCGGTATGATCTACTTTGATCTGCTGACACCTGGTGAAATATTCAACGGTGTTCGCTACCAACAACAAGTGAACAAATTGAACCGAGCAATTGCGTAAAACCAGATCCAGAATATAGAGAAAGATAGAAACAGGTGATTTTACTCCACAATTCCACGTTTGGTATGTTGTTCACAAATTCAAATTACAAAAaccaattttcaatttgtaaaataAAAGTAGAAAATCGAATTGATAcatgtgtatatatttttttggttCTCTTATTTTTGCTTATAAGAAATAAAGTGATACTTTCAACAAAATTATTGTTGAAAGACTGGTACTTAACAATCAAAAGTTTTTAATTGTTTGTCACCGAATGCTTCAAGCTGATATATTGTTGGgggtaaattttcaataattgtaATTTGACCACTGCGCTGTCGCACGCTTGTTTTTGATGCGTCCTAAAAAGTATGCTACTTCTAAATATTCCAGAAATTCTTTTAACTGTGAAATGTGAATGTAAAATTATCTGATTTTAGTCTTGTGAGTTTAATGTTCCACTGAGTACCGAATATGGTTGCATTCCTTCAAGCTTTATCTCATACGAGAGTTCTTTGCCTCACAACATCACACACCTATGCCGACTTATCACCCTTGTGAACAGACGCGTGTTTATTCAGATAATATTTAGCGGCAAAATCTTTCCCACATACAGTGCATTTGTGAGGACGCTCGCCGGTGTGAAGATGCATGTGTCTGACAAGAATGTGCTCTTGTTTGAATTTTTTAGTGCACACGGTGCATCCGAAAGGTCTCTCGTCTGAATGAATACGCTCGTGCTTCTTCAAGTTCGAAAGATCATTAAATCCTTTgccacacacatgacatttatgCCGATAATCACTCTCGTGAGCATTGGCCATGTGCGTCATCAATCGATAATTGCTATTAAAATCTTGTTCGCATATGGCGCATTTATACGGCCGCTCGTCTGTATGGACACGCATGTGTGCTACGAGGCTCGGCTCTTGTTTGAAGTCTTTGTCACACACGGTACATCGGAAGGGTTCCTCACTGGAATGAATCCGTTTATGCGTCGTTAAGTGTGAAGATTTAATAAACACTTTGCCACACACATCACATTTATGCCGGCTATCACCAGTATGAAAACGCATGTGCTGCGTTAGATAATCATTACTAGTGAAATCTTTTTCACATATGACACATTTACACGTTTTGCCCGCATGAATGCGTTCATGGTTCGAACATTTCGCTCGATGATAGAATCCTTTGCCACACACATTACACGTATAACGGTACTCACCCCTGTGGATACGCATGTGGTTGACTAGGTGAGAACTGCTGACAAAATCCTTTCCACATACCGTGCATTTGAACTTTCGCTCACCCGTGTGACGGCGCATGTGCTGAGCAAGATATGCTTTGCATCGAAATCCTGTGTGACAAACGACGCATTTGTATGGCCGCTCGCCTGTATGAATGTTTTCATGGTCTTTCAAAAACGATAGGTACATGAATCCTTTGCCGCAAACATCACATTTATGCTTATACTCATTCGTGTGAGTCGACATGTGTTCGGTTAGTTTTGACTTTATCGCAAAATGTTTTCCGCATGTGGTACATTCGAATGGTCGCTCGTTGGTATGGATAATTTTGTGAGACTTCAATCTAGAATTATTACTAAATGCTTTACCGCATGTCTCACACTTGTACGGTTTGTCCCCAGCATGGACGACCATATGTGTGATTAGGTGACtcttcgaaaacaaaattttctcacAGATATCGCAACTAAAACATCGATTGCGGTCGTGTAATAAGTTGTGTCGTTTGAGATTATGCTTCGAAACGAAATGTTTGTCACAAAGCTGACACTTGTTTTGGTTTGAGGAATTGATTGTTAAAACCGAAGAAAGTTCTATTTCCTCCTTTATCAGTACATCATCCCGTAAATGACAAGAATCCGTTTcactaaaataaagaaaactttagaaattgaagaatacaacaaaaaatattgaactCACCATTGGACAGTCCCATTACATCTATCAAATTCGGACGCTTTTTGTTCTACTGCATCAATATTTTCTTGCAAAcataaatttgacagcattctgTTATTCGTTTAGTTTGTATCAAGTTCAATGTTATTTTCCTCATTTGTGGTGTCACTGTAAGGATGGTTAAGCCTGCCCACGGTCCATCTCGCTGATAAGAAAACATTACTTTCACGCAACTATCGTAAAATGGGTAAACATCAGAAATCGCAAGAGCTACCTGTCAGAAATCAGCTGTGATCACGATGCACTCATAAACAGGCgatcaaattttatttattcagaatctatacacgcagagaaatagaaTGCATtacattatatttttttttagtctTTGAGCAACTTCAtttcccacttgtacgcggcgggcagattttccCCCCAGATgcctggctatgtctgccagccaaagtctggcaacaatgcaacaaccgagaatttcgcctagcggttattaacggttctgtttctgccggattcttgtcatacaagattggcagaaccgttttgaatcggttctacattttaagcgtcttggttttattttttcaattaaagatacatatgaaaagCAATAAGTTATTTcctttcatatatactaatcatggaaaatgttattgtcaataatattgctttctcactaccaaacatacccatatttcaatctcatttacctcgtctcaagattcgttttttgtatgtacatgcgggattaaCGAATATCAAATaaggtcgaataaaaaaaagaaaaaagaaggaagagagaaataaacaagaaacgtacggcgagataatgacgcaatttcgcctggacaattttgacagcagcagaaatgcagccagccttctgacggttgccagaattcctcacaagcgggtaatAATGGCTATTACTAGTCGATTTTACAAGTGATCGCATATACCTTTTTCTAtgataatggaaaaaaaatattttcaataattagtatatatcaagggcaataacttattgactTTCATATGtactatttattgaaaaaataaaaccgattcaaaccggttctgccaatcttgtatggcaaaaatccgacagaaacagaaccgttaataaacgctagacgaaattctctgccagaaacggttgttgcattgttgccagacttttgcctgaattctggcagaattccggcaaaaatggctgggagacatagccagccgtctggggggaaatctgcaggCCGCGTACAAGTGtggggaaaaaatcaaaatctcgaATTTAGACAAAACAGCATCGATTAGAGAACTCACCacagaaaagttcagtactgatatgttgacaacgcgattctcactgaaactgattgcGCATggcaaaaaaatcagttgtaaaaagtttactagcgaacattccgctcgatgatattcaagaaaaaagttcgcagaattgaatatatctgatatgattctcgaaccgaagatttttgggaaatgaattttcatagccgttgtaTCTCAATCCTTttcagaatacatgatgaatatattcgccgatgaacaaaaactaagcctttctgaaaatgttctctCCGTTTTTTACTCTCGCTTTATTTCAAGTTCGCTTGTTCTACCTCGGTAAATCCTCGATACTCTTTGCTATTTGAAAATTCTCAAATAAGGGGAAAATGTACAGCACAGGGAACTAACATAGATGTAAGAAAGTGTAAACAAATCttaaaatttataaataaattaGTTGTGTTTCAAAACTCACGCCGGACGGTTAATCCGATaatggaaaaaaaacgaaagtagtttggaaaatttcattcatatttACCACCTTGCGTGCATAAAAAATATGTTCGTATGTTCGATCCTCGACCTGTAAGTatttgtagtgtcagtaggatcgtagcaccagacatgtaatggttctgtacactctgaattggctgcgaagtctgttgaaacagaaggtcaaattccactacaggaatgtaataccaaggctttgctttgcatataaaatattgcagtcattatttctcagttgcgagtttattcagcagagatttttatattggtgaaaaaataataattgaatcttgcacgaatcacttcggatTCGAAAAGAAGCGCAGTGGATCTTTAGCATCGAAGTATCACCGGAGACTTTTCCATCTTTCGATCAGACCGATGCGGCtcaacaaaattcactgggtactttttatctgtgtagactTTGCTTCCCTTCCCATTGAGGTTTCTacgcccggtgaaaaatgaacggtggccctactgaaaaatgagtggccaacacgtttcctgatgaaaacaaaacaatatgtaaaagggattcacacgcagcatcaagtgACTATCAGctgcatggaacgattacggaacaacaacattaattgtaagcaattcatatgaaaggacactacgtcaagttcacggagttcattttaacgtcggatacgtgagcaatatttggctaaaaaaattaataaaaataatctggacgtcgacggaagttgattgatcgtctgaaccgTATTTAATGCATgctt
This genomic window from Malaya genurostris strain Urasoe2022 chromosome 1, Malgen_1.1, whole genome shotgun sequence contains:
- the LOC131426510 gene encoding uncharacterized protein LOC131426510; this encodes MDDQFDRIEALLEHHEDIGARQISLEPEHIPDQNFVRLCSNFSGVEGFADVIGLLLERFASTGTKTSDPSTVYERGSILREIISEVLMRINDFRSLEQFLWLVKFSCGLSLLHNVPVGFGFETNRVVRAVSNLDTERYEFDPLMIHTIAKNLFEDIPLDGMNLIHVIKKLAMLNQKLFYYVSTALIYAGIRLYTSENEQTPIKMYRLHTFAEILLLLDTLKVVNLQQKVDIRRLFLLLKSLSVYQNAVILRHTADSRQDIDEQHRCFAEFFRFTPVDKKAYLQWLRTMRNIVSSMNSKSGLQKIADKQDFLLVIELIDLDMIPLMEDDIGEGKQLVMANF
- the LOC131426509 gene encoding zinc finger protein 233-like isoform X2, yielding MLSNLCLQENIDAVEQKASEFDRCNGTVQCETDSCHLRDDVLIKEEIELSSVLTINSSNQNKCQLCDKHFVSKHNLKRHNLLHDRNRCFSCDICEKILFSKSHLITHMVVHAGDKPYKCETCGKAFSNNSRLKSHKIIHTNERPFECTTCGKHFAIKSKLTEHMSTHTNEYKHKCDVCGKGFMYLSFLKDHENIHTGERPYKCVVCHTGFRCKAYLAQHMRRHTGERKFKCTVCGKDFVSSSHLVNHMRIHRDVGLELSF
- the LOC131426509 gene encoding zinc finger protein 740-like isoform X3, with amino-acid sequence MLSNLCLQENIDAVEQKASEFDRCNGTVQCETDSCHLRDDVLIKEEIELSSVLTINSSNQNKCQLCDKHFVSKHNLKRHNLLHDRNRCFSCDICEKILFSKSHLITHMVVHAGDKPYKCETCDVGLELSF
- the LOC131426509 gene encoding zinc finger protein 501-like isoform X1, whose protein sequence is MLSNLCLQENIDAVEQKASEFDRCNGTVQCETDSCHLRDDVLIKEEIELSSVLTINSSNQNKCQLCDKHFVSKHNLKRHNLLHDRNRCFSCDICEKILFSKSHLITHMVVHAGDKPYKCETCGKAFSNNSRLKSHKIIHTNERPFECTTCGKHFAIKSKLTEHMSTHTNEYKHKCDVCGKGFMYLSFLKDHENIHTGERPYKCVVCHTGFRCKAYLAQHMRRHTGERKFKCTVCGKDFVSSSHLVNHMRIHRGEYRYTCNVCGKGFYHRAKCSNHERIHAGKTCKCVICEKDFTSNDYLTQHMRFHTGDSRHKCDVCGKVFIKSSHLTTHKRIHSSEEPFRCTVCDKDFKQEPSLVAHMRVHTDERPYKCAICEQDFNSNYRLMTHMANAHESDYRHKCHVCGKGFNDLSNLKKHERIHSDERPFGCTVCTKKFKQEHILVRHMHLHTGERPHKCTVCGKDFAAKYYLNKHASVHKGDKSA